From Pseudomonas sp. CCI4.2, one genomic window encodes:
- a CDS encoding CreA family protein produces MRIVCGLLGVLLAVPLLASAEEIGSVSTVFKFVGPNDRIVIEAFDDPKVEGVTCYLSRAKTGGVKGGLGLAEDRAEASLACRQVGPIKFTEPLKDGDEVFKERTSLVFKTMQVVRFLDKKRNTLVYLVYSDRVIEGSPQNAVTAIPILPWVSAPPAQ; encoded by the coding sequence ATGCGAATCGTATGTGGGTTGTTGGGTGTTTTGTTGGCTGTTCCGTTGCTGGCTTCGGCGGAAGAGATCGGTTCGGTGTCGACGGTGTTCAAGTTTGTCGGCCCGAACGACCGGATTGTGATCGAGGCGTTTGATGATCCCAAGGTCGAAGGCGTGACCTGTTACCTGTCCCGAGCGAAAACGGGCGGAGTGAAAGGTGGTTTGGGTCTTGCTGAAGACCGTGCCGAGGCATCCCTTGCGTGTCGTCAGGTGGGGCCGATCAAGTTTACGGAGCCGTTGAAGGACGGCGACGAGGTGTTTAAGGAGCGCACGTCGCTGGTGTTCAAAACCATGCAAGTGGTTCGTTTCCTCGACAAAAAGCGCAACACCTTGGTGTACCTGGTCTATAGCGACCGAGTCATCGAAGGCAGCCCGCAAAACGCCGTGACCGCGATTCCGATCCTGCCATGGGTGTCTGCTCCGCCAGCGCAATAA
- the rpsT gene encoding 30S ribosomal protein S20, whose amino-acid sequence MANTPSAKKRAKQAEKRRSHNASLRSMVRTYIKNVIKAIDAKDAEKAQAAYVLAVPIIDRMADKGIIHKNKAARHKSRLNGHVKALNLAVAA is encoded by the coding sequence GTGGCCAACACACCTTCCGCCAAAAAACGTGCAAAACAGGCTGAGAAGCGTCGCAGCCACAACGCCAGCCTGCGTTCCATGGTTCGTACTTACATCAAGAATGTAATTAAGGCCATTGACGCAAAAGACGCTGAAAAAGCGCAAGCTGCTTATGTTCTGGCTGTGCCAATCATCGACCGTATGGCCGATAAAGGCATCATCCACAAGAACAAAGCTGCTCGCCATAAGAGCCGCCTGAACGGTCACGTCAAGGCTCTGAACCTTGCTGTTGCTGCTTAA